The DNA region CCCGAGGCCGCGGGCATCGCCAACCCCTTCGCCAACGCCGCCTTCGAGCGCGTCGCCGGCGAGGCCTCGCGCCTGGCGCGCTACAACGGCGCTCCGCCGTCACCTCGCGGGGGATCCAgacggccgcccgcgcgcccgcTGCTGCCCGGCGAGCGGGCCAAGCACGCCGCCTGCGAGGGCAGCGAGGCCGGCGCCGAGTACACCCGCTCCAAGTAAAGCGGCTCCCTGGAACGCAGGGTCTGCTCCCCTCGGCCCCACGGCTCTTTTCAGAGCCACCCACCCTCTCCTAGCAGAGCTGTAAACCTTAAGAGCCCGTTTTCCACTTTATCTTATAAGATGGGACTTCCTTGCTAGGGATGTTCTTGTAGAAGTAGCTGGGATTGCTCTCTAACCTGTAAATGCTGCTTCATGCTGCATGTAAGCAGCATCTTGCACTTATAACTCGTCTTAAATTATTCCTTACCTACTACAGCAACACAAGAAAGTAGTTTTATTAGTGCTAAGGGAGTAGAAGCTTCTTTTAGGTGTCACGTTTTGTGCATCTTGCACGTTGTGCTTGTTCGTGTCTGCACTTAGTGCCCTGCTCGAACCGCTCTTGGGAGCTGCCTGCGGGAAGATGCATTTAGCAAACAGAAATAACTTCCTTTTCTGCAGGATGTGCGTTTCCAGGCAATGCTCTCCCTGCCTTTTAAGGGTGCTTAATAACCTGctttttggggatgatgatgctGTTCCTGGCCAGGGTGCTTGTCCTGATCGTCCCACTACAGGTTTCGGCGTTGCCTTGTGCGAGGGGGGGCTCCcggagaggaaggagcaagaggTGGGCAATTCCTTTTGGAAGAAATGGGATTTCTGTGCTCATTGGAGGAATATTCaactatttttaaaggttttgctTGGCAGAGAGCAGCCTGCCAGCGCCTGACGTGCTGACTTGTTGCCTTCAGGGTATTTCCTTGGTGCAGCTTGGCAGGATTTGGGCTCGGATTCCCTCTTCCGAGGGGATAGTTCAGGTCCCAGGGCAACGCTTTGGCCCATGTTAGCAGCTTGGGCCAGCCTGAAACTTCCTTAAATCCCGGGGGATTTATTGGTGCTTTTCCCGCAGCATGAGCGTTAACCACAACCAGCAACTGCCGAACGTCGTGGCGTTAAATGCCGCTCATGGggaaacagaaatgttatttctgGGCTCTACTGTGGTTTTGGAGATGTTTTTTTTGGCCAGCCATCCGCTGTTTAGGGAAAAGCGGGACTGGAACTAAGGTACCAGTGTGGTTTTGGGGAACGCAAGGATCGGCGCAGTTTCCCTTTGCTGATTTGCGTGTCCTGGGACTGAGGAATGGGGAAACACTTTGCGAACGGACTCACCGGTGCCTCCTCCACCTTCAGGGACCCCCGTTTTTGGGGATCTCACCGGTGAAGGGAGGTTCTCAGCTGCGTTAGACCGAACAGTTGTGTGCAGCGCAGCaaagcaggaggcacaggggCTGGCAAGTCTCCAGACTTCTGCATAAACCATTGCAACCATAATTTGTAAGGATTTAAGTCAAAACGCGTTTCCAGGTTGGAACGCTGCTGCGAGCCTAGCACCAAGCACCTTGCTCTGCAAGCCCCAAACCGCTTCCAGCTCTTTTTCTGAAACAGTGGGTGGCTCTTAAAAGAGCCTTTGgattcaaaagcaaaaagaaaagcttagGGCCCGCTGATTAAACTGGCCGGTCTTCGCAGAAATGTTACTTGCCCTTGGCTTTGTGGCTCTCGGTCTTCttgggcagcagcacagcctggatGTTGGGCAGGACGCCGCCCTGCGCGATGGTGACGCCCCCGAGCAGCTTGTTGAGCTCCTCGTCGTTGCGGACGGCCAGCTGGAGGTGGCGCGGGATGATGCGCGTCTTCTTGTTGTCGCGGGCCGCGTTGCCCGCCAGCTCCAGGATCTCGGCCGTCAGGTACTCCATGACGGCGGCCAAGTAGACGGGGGCGCCGGCGCCCACCCGCTCCGCGTAGTTGCCCTTGCGCAGCAGCCGGTGCACGCGGCCCACGGGGAACTGCAGCCCGGCCCGCGACGAGCGCGACTTGGCCTTGGCGCGCGCTTTGCCGCCCTGCTTCCCGCGGCCGGACATGATGCCGCCACTACCGCCGAccgccgccgcggctcgcccTTTTATAGCCCGCGGGGGATTGAAACCGCGCGTTCTGATtggccgccgccccgctcggccgccgAACCAATAGAACGGCGCCCTCAGCCCGGCTGTCTTTCCTCCTGCCCAATAGCGGCGCGCGGATTGGAGCCGTCTCGCTTGCGATGCTCGGCGCGTAGCCGAGCTGCCCGCGCCGGAGGTTATAaagggagggcggcgcggcgcggcgcggcggtgcAGACAGCGGCGCCCGCCAGCTCCCCCCGCCGGCTTCGGGCAGGGAAATGCAGCTTATACGGCGAGCTTTCGCCGTTTGAGATTAAAAGCCTCGTGCACGAGCTCGCTGTGAGATTAAGCGCCAGCTACCGGCTTACCTTCCCGCTTGAGGAGAGTTTTaagtgtttaatttatttttttttctctttttctttttttttcttttctttttttctcttttctttttttctcttttctttttttctcttttcttttttttctcttttcttttttttctcttttcttttttttctcttttcttttttttctcttttcttttttttctcttttcttttttttctcttttcttttttttctcttttcttttttttctcttttcttttttttctcttttctttttttttttctcttctcttttttttctctcttctcttttcttttggttttaaacCCTTGTGGCGCACAGCTGTACCCGCCCCGCCGCACCAAGCGGCAGCTCAGCCCCCGGCCCGCAAGGCTGCCTCGCCTCGGAACGGCGGCGCTGCACGCTGATTGGCCGCCCGCCGAGCTGGAGGCGTTCCCATTGGTCCGGAGGCGAGAGCGGCCAGGCCGCCAaggcgggagccgggggggggggggcggttctcccTCAGGTCCGCCCCGCTCCTATATAAGGGAGCTCCGCCCACCGCCGCCCCGCAGTTAGGGCTGGGGGAACATGTAGCGTGTGCCCGGGCTTGGGTTTTGATTTGCTTCATAACCGTTTGTTTTCCCCGGGGTTGTGCTGCAACGTGGTAAAAACACGGCGTTTTATCGCTCGAGTTTGGCTCAGAGCCTTATAGGGCACCTgcgcgccttcctcctcctcctccggtcGAGCATAACCTGCCCCAAagccccgcagcgccgccccccTTCCCCAAACTCCTCGCCTCGCTGCTAAACACCCTCCCCGTCCTCAGCAGCCCCGTAGCGGCCTTAGCTCGCGCCCAtagggcggcagcgggcggcggccggcaggAGCCCGGATAGCTCAGTCGGCagagcatcagacttttaatctgagggtCCAGGGTTCAAGTCCCTGTTCGGGCGCTTCcgctttttatttcttcagcgCGGGCACTGGGTTCCTTCAGCCCTTCCCTGTCCCCGTCCGGCCCCGGCTGCTTCACCCCCGGGCTCCGCAGCCCccggggagggttttttttccccccccaatcGGTGCCGCCGCCGAGCCGTGTGGGGCCCGGCTGGGGCTGCCAGCGCGGCCCGGTCCCATGGTGTAATGGTTAGCACTCTGGACTCTGAATCCAGCGATCCGAGTTCAAATCTCGGTGGGACCTTGcggtttccttttatttttttccccctgctttctcggggggaaatgattttttttttttttttctccgctcTTTTTGCAGCTCGTTACCGCGGGAAGTGCGAGCCGGTTCTGCCGCGGTGCTTCAGCGGTGCCCGGCTTTCCGTCGAAGCGACGTTTTTGCCTGTTTAGTTTTTCGTGtttgaacaaaaaaacccaaccaaacaaccaaaaacaacaacaacaaaaaaaaacaacaaaaaaaaccctaaaaaagaaTTCGTCGGGGAGTGAAGCTGGGAGAACGACGAAACTCGCTGCTGCAACTGTCCTGGGagctctgctccttcccagcGTGGCCGCGTTGCAGCGGTTTGGGTTGGGGCCGGTTCCCGCCGCGGGACTTGGCGGATTTGCAGAGGGCAAGAAACGCTGAGAGCCGGGAGCCAGGCCCGACACCCCCTGGGTGCCACCCCGTTGGGTGATGCTCCACCACCCGCCTTGTGCATGCCACCAGGTCAGGGACCGCAAGCGCCACCCCAGGGTGACATCACATCCTGACCCGAAAGAGAAAATAACCAGGTGGAGGGACCACTTCTTCCACCCTCGCCTCtcccgccgggggcggggggcacccgGGCACAGCCGCCGCGGGGTCCAGgctctcccagtccctcccagtgctgcTGCCCCCAACCCCGTGCCAGGGGACCAGTGGAGGTGACCAGTGAGTGGCCTCGGGGAGTGACAGGGGGGATGCTGGGGACGCCCTGCCCCAGGGGTTTGGTGGCCCACGGAGGGACAGGACCTGGTGGCAGCAGCCCTCAATGAGCCTCGAGTCCCTGGCGGGCTGGTGGCGCTGAGCGGGGTGCAGGGAGGTGAGtacggggctggggacagggctggggacaccgGGACGGGAGTAGGGTCACGGGGAAGGGGGGGTCGGGGAGGGTGCAGGAACACAGATGAGTCTGAGACACGGGTACAAGTATGGGGACAGGGAccgggacagggacggggacagcgGGAAGCGAGGACGGGGATGTGGGGACGTATGGGCGGGGGGACGACTTAGGGGGACGGAGGGACGCGAGCGTGGGGATGGGGAACGTAGGGACGTAGAAACTTGGGGACAGAGGCAGGGATGGGACAAGGGACGCAGGGACGTAAATACAAAGGTGGGGACGGGGGACGCAGAGCCAgtcggggggggggaacgggctGAGGGTGCGGTGGTGCCACGAGCGCGGGGCCAGGACAAGGGGTGCAGCGATAACGCGGGGCCGAGCCCCAGCTCGCCGCCGTCTCCCCGCCCCAGACCTCCGACCCTCCCCGTCGCTGCACCCCAGCGAGGcggtggccctgggggggggacaccgtCGCCCTGCGGTACCGCGTGCCCCGGCCGCTGGGACCGGGACGAGGTGGAGGGATACGGTCGAGTTCTCGCGGAAGGCGCCGGCGCGGAGAGATGCCGGTACGAGATCTTGGAAACGTCTCGGACCTCGGAGACGAGTGATCGACCCCGTGGAGTTGGGTGAGGACCTGGCTGAGCCCGTGTGGGTTACGGGGGTgccaggggttggggggggtcccgatGGGGCAGCGGGTGCTTGGAGCCCTCTTGGGAGCTGCAGTGGGTCCCTATGGGTCTAGGTGTTCCCCACAGAGAACGGGCTGTCCCTGGGGTCCGTGTGGGGCAGGGCTTTTTCTGGGGTGTTCTGCAGCCAGGAGGTCCCCATGGGATGGGGGTTGTCCCTACGGTGTCCCCATGGGGCTGCTGTCTGTCTGTGACACTCTTTGGAGCCTGCTGGTGACCCACTGTTGGGGACCATGTGTGGTGGCCCCCTAGTGTGACCCCATGGGGGAGCGCTTGTGATGTCCCCCCTCAACCATGACCCCCTGTTGGGACCTGCGTGGAGCGCCCTACGCGTGTGTCACCCCCGTCAGGTGCCGCGCGTGTCGCCGCAGGCGTGAAGCCGCCCTTGGGGACGGCGTGCGGCTCCCCGCGCGTGTGCCAGCCCTTCGGCGACGGCGTCTGCCGCTCCGTGTTGGACGCCCCTTGGGGGAGGTGGGCCACCACCCTCTGGCGTGCCAGCCCATCGGGGACTGCCAGTGCCTCCCTGGAGTGATGTCACGTCATCCTGGCCTCAAGGGGAACCGAAACCATCTCTGTGGCCACTTCCCTTCCTGCTCTTTCACCTCCCATCTGGCTTGGGGGGACACCCAGGCCCAACCGTGGTGGGacccagtcccccccccccagtgccgcTACCCCCAACGCCACGTAAGGAcctggctcctcctgccccacggccccgatGGTGGTGGTCCTCCTCCTGCTGGGCCTCGGTGAGTGATGGGGTGGGGGAAtggtggggacagggacacccttCCTTTTGTGGGGGTGACAAGGATGCCCTGCCCTTCGAGGGGATGGTGGGGaccaccaccagccccaggggTTTGGTGGCCCCCGGCAGCAGCCACCAACGAGCCCCATGTCCCTTGCAGGCTGGTGGCTGGCGGCGCCAAGTGGGGTGCAGGGAGGTGAGTACCAGGCTGGGGACATCATCGGGCTGGGGACAGCAGACCAGGAGTATGgtcttggcgggggggggggtggacggGGAGGGTGGAGGGCAGGGGGATGTGAGTACGAGTGTTGGGACAGGGGCAGAGTTGGGTGGGGGACATTGGGGCCGCCAGGACAGGGACCCGGGGATGGGGACAAGCCGGTGGGATGCAGGGACACGGCTGGGAGcgctgggccgggggctgcagcggggacgCAGGGTCGGGGGCCGCAGGGCTGCGAGTCGCAGGGTGGGGACAGGGGACGCCGGGAGATGGCTGTGGGGACCGGGAAGGGGAAGAGGGTTAGGGGATGAAGGGGTTCAAAGACGTCCTTAAaaacacggggatggggacgggccCCAGCTCACCGCTGTCACCCTGCCCCAGACCTCCGACCCTCCCTGTCGCTGCACCCCAGCGAGGGGGCGGCCCTGGGGGACAACGTCACTCTGCGGTGCCACGTGCCCCAGCCGGCTGCCAGGGTCCTGATCTACAAGGAGGGAGATGGGACCTACCAATGGTACCGGGAGAAGGTGGAGGATACGGCTGAGTTCTCCATGAAGGTGTCGGCACGGGGCTATGCCGGGAGATATTGGTGCCTGTACGAGACCCTGGAACCGTCCAGGACCTTGGAGATCAGTGACCCCGTGGAGCTGGTGGAGCTGGGTGAGGGCCTGCTGGGGCACCCTGCATGCggaggggggtccctggggggcgcccgtgtggggctgggagtgCTCGGGGGTTCCTCCATGGGTGTTGGGTGGTGCTGGGGTGTCCCCTGTGGTGTAGGGGGAGCCGGGGGTTAGAGGATACCcctggggtggccgtggggctggtggTGCTCAGGGTCGTCGCATGGGTTAGAGGGTAGCCGGGGGGTCACCATGGAGCAGAGGGTGCCTGAGGTCCCCCTGTGACCTGAGGGGGGACAAGGGGCTTCCCCGGGGTCTGGGGATTCCCCtaagggcagggggtccccatgggGTCCCTGTGGGTCTGGGAGTGTCCCTGGGGTCTTTGTCGGCCAGAGGGGTTCCTCAGGACATCCCTGCGGTCTCCTCACGGGGCTGTGTCCCACTCTCTGTCCTTTCCTTGAGTAGCTAGCTGGTATCGCCCACCCACAGTAGCCCTGAGGCCCGGGGGACGCTTGAGGACAGGCACCAACGTCACCATCGAGTGCCAGTCGCTGAATGGGGCCACCTTCATCCTGCACAAGGCCGGGCGCTCGGCCCCCATCCAGCGCCAGGCCCCCGACAGGAGAGGCACGGCCACCTTCGTCCTCCCTCGGGTGACCCCGTCTGACGCCGGCACCTACGGGTGCTCCTACCGTCTCCGTGAGCACCCCTTCATCTCCTCGCACCCCAGGGCCGAGGTGACGCTGGAGGTGGAACACGGGGGGCCCAGCACGACCTCCCCTCTGCCGCCATCTCCAGGTAGGACTGAGCCCTGCCAGGGTGTTGTGAGGGGTATTTTGCCATGGGATTGTGGTAGGATGGGGACCGTGGGGTGGACGTGGTcgaggggcaggtgggggggtgaTGTCAGGGGCTTTGGGTCATTGGGAGATAACTGGAGGTCAACTGGAGGTCAACTGGAGCCCCAAGAGGGTGGTGAGTACAGGGACGGGGGATGAGGGCATGGGATCATGGCTGGGGGCACCAGAAGGTGAGTATGGTCAtggggggatggggagggggcatGAGGACAGATGGCTCTGGGACACGAtgcaagtgtggggagagggacCAGGATGCGGTGGGAGCCAGGGGGACATGAGGACAGGAGTGTGGGATGGAGCTGGcgggcacagggacatggggacaaggacaaGGTGGGAGCACAGGGACGTATGGGTGAGAGGATGGGGCTGAGGGCATGGGGATGAGTTAGGGGGACGGAGGGGTGCgagtgtgagcatggggaagggggatgcagggatgcagaaggacagggacagggatggggcggAGGAGTGTGGGGACATGAGTAAAAGGGTGGTGACAGGGATGGGATGCAGGGACATGGATGCAAGCGTGGGGACAGGGAGGACGATTAGAGGATGGGGGTGCAGGGATGTCACGAGCATAGGGACGGGGATAGGGTGAGGGGACAGGGACAAGATGATGGCCTTCAGAGATGCCATTAAGAACCGCTGTCACCCTGCCCCAGACCTCCGACCCTCCCTGTCGCTGCACCCCAGCGAGGGGGCGGCCCTGGGGGACAACGTCACTCTGCGGTGCCACGTGCCCCAGCCGGCTGCCAGGGTCCTGATCTACAAGGAGGGAGATGGGACCTACCAATGGTACCGGGAGAAGGTGGAGGATACGGCTGAGTTCTCCATGAAGGTGTCGGCACGGGGCTATGCCGGGAGATATTGGTGCCAGTACGAGACCCTGGAACCGTCCAGGACCTTGGAGATCAGTGACCCCGTGGAGCTGGTGGAGCTGGGTGAGGGCCTGCTGGGGCACCCTGCATGCggaggggggtccctggggggcgcccgtgtggggctgggagtgCTCGGGGGTTCCTCCATGGGTGTTGGGTGGTGCTGGGGTGTCCCCTGTGGTGTAGGGGGAGCCGGGGGTTAGAGGATACCcctggggtggccgtggggctggt from Struthio camelus isolate bStrCam1 chromosome 34, bStrCam1.hap1, whole genome shotgun sequence includes:
- the LOC104153737 gene encoding leukocyte immunoglobulin-like receptor subfamily A member 3 isoform X9: MVVVLLLLGLGWWLAAPSGVQGDLRPSLSLHPSEGAALGDNVTLRCHVPQPAARVLIYKEGDGTYQWYREKVEDTAEFSMKVSARGYAGRYWCLYETLEPSRTLEISDPVELVELASWYRPPTVALRPGGRLRTGTNVTIECQSLNGATFILHKAGRSAPIQRQAPDRRGTATFVLPRVTPSDAGTYGCSYRLREHPFISSHPRAEVTLEVEHGGPSTTSPLPPSPDLRPSLSLHPSEGAALGDNVTLRCHVPQPAARVLIYKEGDGTYQWYREKVEDTAEFSMKVSARGYAGRYWCQYETLEPSRTLEISDPVELVELASWYRPPTVALRPGGRLRTGTNVTIECQSLNGATFILHKAGRSAPIQRQAPDRRGTATFVLPRVTPSDAGTYGCSYRLREHPFISSHPRAEVTLEVEHGGPSTTSPLPPSPGAKGDSGWKLAVVGGCAATLVLILCFGLIFFTAALCRRRQRGKGPTMVAPSRDPVELLSQDVVDVSHHNLRPLQPLPQEDTEGLTYAELRLVAPGSPPPGPAAPVPSVIYAEVGGRGPR
- the LOC104153737 gene encoding leukocyte immunoglobulin-like receptor subfamily B member 5 isoform X13, whose protein sequence is MVVVLLLLGLGWWLAAPSGVQGDLRPSLSLHPSEGAALGDNVTLRCHVPQPAARVLIYKEGDGTYQWYREKVEDTAEFSMKVSARGYAGRYWCLYETLEPSRTLEISDPVELVELASWYRPPTVALRPGGRLRTGTNVTIECQSLNGATFILHKAGRSAPIQRQAPDRRGTATFVLPRVTPSDAGTYGCSYRLREHPFISSHPRAEVTLEVEHGGPSTTSPLPPSPDLRPSLSLHPSEGAALGDNVTLRCHVPQPAARVLIYKEGDGTYQWYREKVEDTAEFSMKVSARGYAGRYWCQYETLEPSRTLEISDPVELVELASWYRPPTVALRPGGRLRTGTNVTIECQSLNGATFILHKAGRSAPIQRQAPDRRGTATFVLPRVTPSDAGTYGCSYRLREHPFISSHPRAEVTLEVEHGGPSTTSPLPPSPGTPWSCSPRTWWMSPTTTSGRCSPWTPATLSPAGHACPPPRSPRRTPRA
- the LOC104153737 gene encoding leukocyte immunoglobulin-like receptor subfamily B member 5 isoform X14; translated protein: MVVVLLLLGLGWWLAAPSGVQGDLRPSLSLHPSEGAALGDNVTLRCHVPQPAARVLIYKEGDGTYQWYREKVEDTAEFSMKVSARGYAGRYWCLYETLEPSRTLEISDPVELVELASWYRPPTVALRPGGRLRTGTNVTIECQSLNGATFILHKAGRSAPIQRQAPDRRGTATFVLPRVTPSDAGTYGCSYRLREHPFISSHPRAEVTLEVEHGGPSTTSPLPPSPDLRPSLSLHPSEGAALGDNVTLRCHVPQPAARVLIYKEGDGTYQWYREKVEDTAEFSMKVSARGYAGRYWCQYETLEPSRTLEISDPVELVELASWYRPPTVALRPGGRLRTGTNVTIECQSLNGATFILHKAGRSAPIQRQAPDRRGTATFVLPRVTPSDAGTYGCSYRLREHPFISSHPRAEVTLEVEHGGPSTTSPLPPSPGTPWSCSPRTWWMSPTTTSGRCSPCPRRTPRA